A region from the Cryptosporangium arvum DSM 44712 genome encodes:
- the mtrB gene encoding MtrAB system histidine kinase MtrB has protein sequence MRRRARPDAPDGRVRLVYQRFRRAAGWLSARGLARWRRSLQLRVVTSTLLASSVMTVALGLFVVHRVTDGLVVAEKEQALEQLASGVTYLGDELSSIKGQDDPELDSVLRQAARNLSDRGSRATDFAVAVLPTGNRRLSPKYVPRYSPDDVRPPAQLTRLIATGEQRGYQFTRTSLDDRPARAFLVVGAPVDTQAGRFDLYYFVPLDDQVATVGLVQNSLTAIGALLLLLLAAIAGIVARQVVTPVRVAARTAERLSAGLLEERMVVRGEDELARLAHSFNQMAANLQRQIVQLENLSRLQQRFTSDVSHELRTPLTTVRMAADVIHAASDTFPPALARSTELLSNEVDRFESLLNDLLEISRYDAGAAVLEPEDTDVRTIVTRTADGLAQLAERTGSELKVVLPDEPVVAEVDPRRVERILRNLVGNAIEHGEGRPVRITLASDADALAITVRDYGVGLRPGEAQAVFDRFWRADPSRARQTGGTGLGLSISREDARLHDGWLQVWGWPALGAQFRLTLPLRRGERLSAAPLPLAPADAGSRYPRAIEASPRALPPVPTHPALTPGPADAAGTEGEQHG, from the coding sequence GTGAGGCGAAGGGCTCGACCGGACGCGCCCGACGGGCGCGTCCGACTTGTTTACCAGCGGTTCCGGCGGGCCGCCGGGTGGCTCTCCGCGCGAGGGCTCGCCCGCTGGCGGCGGTCGCTGCAGCTGCGCGTGGTCACCAGCACGTTGCTGGCGTCCAGCGTCATGACCGTGGCGCTGGGGTTGTTCGTCGTGCACCGGGTCACCGACGGGCTCGTGGTCGCCGAGAAGGAGCAGGCGCTGGAGCAGCTGGCCAGCGGCGTGACCTACCTGGGCGACGAGCTGTCGAGCATCAAGGGCCAGGACGACCCCGAGCTCGACAGCGTGCTGCGCCAGGCGGCGCGCAACCTGTCCGACCGGGGCTCGCGCGCCACCGATTTCGCGGTGGCCGTGCTGCCGACCGGCAACCGCAGGCTCTCGCCGAAGTACGTTCCCCGGTACTCCCCGGACGACGTCCGGCCGCCGGCGCAGCTGACCAGGCTCATCGCGACCGGCGAGCAGCGCGGCTACCAGTTCACCCGGACGTCGCTCGACGACCGCCCGGCCCGCGCGTTCCTCGTGGTCGGCGCGCCGGTCGACACCCAGGCCGGGCGCTTCGACCTGTACTACTTCGTGCCGCTCGACGACCAGGTGGCCACGGTCGGCCTGGTGCAGAACTCGCTGACCGCGATCGGCGCGCTGCTGTTGCTGCTGCTCGCGGCCATCGCGGGCATCGTCGCCCGCCAGGTGGTGACGCCGGTGCGGGTCGCCGCCCGCACCGCCGAGCGGCTCTCCGCCGGGTTGCTCGAGGAACGGATGGTGGTGCGCGGCGAGGACGAGCTGGCGCGGCTCGCGCACTCGTTCAACCAGATGGCGGCGAACCTGCAGCGTCAGATCGTCCAGCTGGAGAACCTGTCCCGGCTGCAACAGCGCTTCACCTCCGACGTGTCGCACGAGCTCCGGACGCCGCTGACCACGGTCCGGATGGCCGCCGACGTCATCCACGCCGCCTCCGACACGTTCCCGCCCGCGCTGGCCCGCTCCACCGAGCTGCTCTCCAATGAGGTCGACCGCTTCGAATCGCTGCTCAACGACCTGCTCGAGATCAGCCGCTACGACGCCGGTGCGGCGGTGCTCGAACCGGAGGACACCGACGTCCGCACGATCGTGACCAGGACCGCGGACGGGCTCGCCCAGCTGGCCGAGCGCACCGGCTCGGAGCTCAAGGTCGTGCTGCCCGACGAGCCGGTGGTCGCCGAGGTCGACCCGCGCCGCGTCGAGCGGATCCTGCGCAACCTGGTCGGTAACGCGATCGAGCACGGCGAGGGCCGGCCGGTCCGGATCACGTTGGCCAGCGATGCGGACGCCCTCGCGATCACGGTGCGCGACTACGGCGTCGGGCTGCGGCCGGGGGAGGCGCAGGCGGTGTTCGACCGGTTCTGGCGCGCCGACCCGTCGCGGGCCCGGCAGACCGGCGGCACCGGGCTGGGCCTGTCGATCAGCCGTGAGGACGCCCGGCTGCACGACGGCTGGCTGCAGGTGTGGGGCTGGCCGGCGCTCGGGGCCCAGTTCCGCCTCACGTTGCCGCTGCGGCGTGGTGAGCGGCTCTCGGCGGCCCCCCTGCCGCTGGCGCCGGCCGACGCCGGGTCGCGCTATCCGCGGGCGATCGAGGCTTCTCCGCGGGCGCTTCCGCCCGTGCCGACCCACCCGGCGCTGACGCCGGGCCCGGCCGACGCCGCCGGGACGGAGGGAGAGCAGCATGGCTAG
- a CDS encoding LpqB family beta-propeller domain-containing protein — MARKRLVATALVAIALSSCARVPDSGPAVPVAIPGASQSTDSTITSVNAQLPGPGPDSDESVQAYVNALAVTRNPGPLGDRYLATPAIRNAFSQNPSMVVVRGGIEKSVQEATRDEATATFSANLIGTVDSDGVFEEAENPKWQVQVRLTRIRGIWLFAEPPPLIVPENKFTESFSQETVYFSARPSTITGPTPRLVVPERRWLNEDIGDQITQIVDFVLAGPSEALSQVTENPLPNIKRTSRVAVQDGDLVIELEPQAEAMSRDALDAFVAEVGWSLNGKFSGAVRLNVGGRALDVQGFDARQDLGSWRRYNPAIVQRNLPTFQVQKGTVKVLNDPSARDVHRPYRLGTPVLSRSVRVAAISVDLVRFAVVRDEASGQRLWVGDASGTLQPTLRAPQIGRPSWGGNRATVLVPVGGRLFEVGVGNAGQPSEVQVVGPGGRRLRDITSVRLSIDGVRALIVAGTGVYVGTLTGATGRAPVLSVRPMTVPGVPLDVSWLGPLDAAVAVALPDQQNRVALVRAPVDGSLPEVHGAIPNTGGPVRVSADPTENPESLVLLEVSGKRYVLPARGGTSDIAPAVATAPFYPG, encoded by the coding sequence ATGGCTAGGAAGCGGCTGGTGGCCACCGCGCTGGTGGCGATCGCGCTCAGCTCGTGCGCGCGGGTGCCCGACAGCGGCCCGGCCGTTCCGGTGGCGATCCCCGGCGCGTCGCAGAGCACCGACTCGACGATCACCAGCGTCAACGCGCAGCTGCCCGGCCCCGGTCCCGATTCCGACGAGTCGGTGCAGGCGTACGTCAACGCGCTGGCCGTCACCCGCAACCCGGGCCCGCTGGGCGACCGCTACCTGGCCACGCCCGCGATCCGCAACGCGTTCAGCCAGAACCCGTCGATGGTCGTCGTCCGCGGCGGCATCGAGAAGTCGGTCCAGGAGGCGACGCGGGACGAGGCCACCGCGACGTTCTCGGCCAACCTGATCGGCACGGTCGACAGCGACGGCGTGTTCGAGGAGGCGGAGAACCCGAAGTGGCAGGTCCAGGTCCGGCTGACCCGGATCAGGGGCATCTGGCTGTTCGCCGAACCACCCCCGCTGATCGTCCCGGAGAACAAGTTCACCGAGTCGTTCAGCCAGGAGACCGTGTACTTCTCCGCGCGGCCCAGCACGATCACCGGACCGACGCCCCGGCTGGTGGTCCCGGAACGCCGCTGGCTCAACGAGGACATCGGTGACCAGATCACTCAGATCGTCGACTTCGTGCTCGCTGGCCCGTCCGAGGCGCTGAGCCAGGTCACCGAGAACCCGCTGCCGAACATCAAGCGGACGAGCCGGGTCGCGGTGCAGGACGGCGACCTCGTCATCGAGCTCGAGCCCCAGGCCGAGGCGATGAGCCGGGACGCGCTCGACGCGTTCGTCGCCGAGGTCGGGTGGTCGCTCAACGGGAAGTTCTCCGGCGCGGTGCGGCTCAACGTCGGCGGGCGCGCGCTCGACGTCCAGGGTTTCGACGCCCGTCAGGACCTCGGGTCGTGGCGGCGTTACAACCCGGCGATCGTGCAGCGCAACCTGCCCACCTTCCAGGTGCAGAAAGGCACCGTGAAGGTCCTCAACGACCCCAGCGCGCGCGACGTCCACCGCCCGTACCGGCTCGGTACCCCGGTGCTGTCGAGGAGCGTGCGGGTGGCCGCGATCTCGGTCGACCTGGTCCGGTTCGCCGTGGTGCGCGACGAGGCGTCCGGGCAGCGGCTCTGGGTCGGCGACGCGTCGGGCACGCTGCAGCCCACCCTGCGCGCGCCCCAGATCGGCCGGCCGAGCTGGGGTGGGAATCGCGCGACGGTGCTGGTGCCGGTCGGCGGCCGGCTCTTCGAGGTCGGCGTCGGGAACGCCGGCCAGCCGTCTGAGGTCCAGGTCGTCGGGCCCGGCGGGCGGCGGCTGCGCGACATCACGTCGGTCCGCCTCTCGATCGACGGCGTCCGGGCGCTGATCGTGGCCGGTACCGGCGTGTACGTCGGGACGCTCACCGGGGCGACGGGCCGGGCACCGGTGCTCAGCGTCCGGCCGATGACCGTGCCCGGCGTCCCGCTCGACGTGTCCTGGCTCGGACCGCTCGACGCGGCCGTGGCGGTGGCGTTGCCGGACCAGCAGAACCGGGTCGCGCTGGTGCGGGCCCCGGTCGACGGGTCGCTGCCCGAGGTGCACGGCGCCATCCCGAACACCGGAGGACCGGTGCGGGTGAGCGCGGACCCGACCGAGAACCCGGAGTCGCTGGTACTGCTCGAGGTGAGCGGGAAGCGGTACGTGTTGCCGGCGCGGGGCGGGACGAGCGACATCGCACCCGCGGTGGCCACGGCGCCGTTCTACCCGGGCTGA
- a CDS encoding ComF family protein: MLRMLADLVLPVPCVACGAADGPLCAVCTPHALHTAPFPVAAGARPGGGVPAACVAAGAYRGALRSALIAYKERGARALARPLGVRLATAVEPVAEGRGRLLCVPIPSSAAAIRARGGDHVVRLARFAVATLRQRGFGAEVARLLTMRRVPTDSVGLGAAARRANVAGAFVAAPGRVGALRAPTGSLRGRTTIVLVDDIVTTGATLAEGYRAVAGIGLPVAGAAVVAATPPRGATVYMVRDPK; encoded by the coding sequence GTGCTGAGGATGCTTGCCGACCTGGTGCTGCCCGTGCCGTGCGTCGCCTGTGGCGCTGCCGACGGGCCGCTCTGCGCGGTGTGTACACCGCACGCACTGCATACCGCGCCGTTCCCGGTGGCGGCCGGGGCGCGCCCCGGCGGGGGTGTCCCGGCCGCGTGCGTCGCTGCCGGGGCCTACCGGGGCGCGCTGCGATCAGCGTTGATCGCGTACAAGGAACGCGGCGCCCGCGCGCTCGCCCGGCCGCTCGGGGTCCGGCTCGCGACCGCTGTCGAACCGGTGGCGGAGGGCCGCGGGCGGTTACTGTGCGTACCGATTCCGTCCTCGGCGGCCGCGATCCGGGCGCGCGGAGGTGATCACGTCGTCCGGTTGGCCCGATTCGCTGTCGCTACGCTGCGTCAGCGGGGCTTCGGAGCGGAGGTTGCCCGGTTGCTCACGATGCGTCGCGTCCCCACGGATTCGGTCGGGCTCGGCGCGGCGGCGCGCCGGGCGAACGTCGCCGGTGCGTTCGTGGCGGCGCCCGGCCGGGTCGGAGCGTTGCGCGCGCCAACCGGTTCGCTCCGCGGTCGTACCACGATCGTGCTGGTCGACGACATCGTGACGACCGGGGCGACGCTCGCCGAAGGCTACCGGGCGGTAGCCGGCATCGGCCTTCCGGTCGCCGGTGCCGCCGTTGTCGCCGCGACCCCGCCGCGGGGCGCTACCGTGTACATGGTTCGTGACCCGAAGTAG
- the hpf gene encoding ribosome hibernation-promoting factor, HPF/YfiA family codes for MDIVVKGRNVEVPDHYRQHVSEKLTRVERYDQKLIRIDVELFHEPNRRQAQTCQRVEITVKTRGPVIRSEACAADFYSALDLAMTKLENRLRRAADRRRVHHGRRTPVSVATAMADATSDIPAPMWAPQNGSEPHEDHAAHGSVAVLEDFEDGPCRIVRTKEHPNEPMTVDDALFEMELVGHDFYLFNDKDTGRPSVVYRRKGYDYGVMCLGL; via the coding sequence GTGGACATCGTCGTCAAGGGTCGTAACGTCGAGGTGCCCGACCACTACCGGCAGCACGTCAGTGAGAAACTCACTCGCGTTGAGCGCTACGACCAGAAGCTCATTCGAATCGACGTCGAACTGTTCCACGAACCGAACCGTCGGCAGGCGCAGACCTGCCAGCGGGTCGAGATCACGGTCAAGACGCGGGGCCCGGTAATTCGCAGCGAAGCCTGTGCGGCGGACTTCTACTCCGCATTGGACCTCGCGATGACGAAGCTGGAGAACCGCCTCCGGCGCGCGGCTGACCGCCGCCGCGTCCACCACGGTCGTCGCACTCCCGTCTCCGTCGCCACGGCGATGGCGGATGCGACCTCGGACATCCCGGCGCCGATGTGGGCGCCACAGAACGGCTCGGAACCGCACGAGGACCACGCGGCTCACGGGTCGGTCGCCGTGCTCGAGGACTTCGAGGACGGCCCCTGCCGGATCGTTCGCACGAAGGAACACCCGAACGAGCCGATGACCGTGGACGACGCCCTGTTCGAGATGGAACTCGTCGGGCACGACTTCTACCTCTTCAACGACAAGGACACCGGCCGCCCGAGCGTCGTGTACCGCCGCAAAGGCTACGACTACGGCGTCATGTGCCTGGGCCTCTAG
- a CDS encoding GNAT family N-acetyltransferase encodes MDSVEIVAGSFQLRPCQTVDTEWICRACQDPDIQRWTRVPSPYRSNDAFAFVTDFVPRSWESGRAAPFGVFDAVSGEGLGTVSLVSMDLGDGLAEIGYWVAPWARRRGVATAGTVAVARWAFGTLGVARLSWMAEVGNHGSRAVAERAGFTVEGTLRDRIRRRDGSRADAWIGSLLPTDLKD; translated from the coding sequence GTGGACTCCGTGGAGATCGTCGCCGGAAGCTTTCAGCTGCGGCCGTGCCAGACGGTCGACACCGAGTGGATCTGCCGGGCCTGCCAGGACCCCGACATCCAACGCTGGACCAGGGTGCCGAGCCCGTACCGGTCGAACGACGCGTTCGCGTTCGTCACCGACTTCGTGCCGCGGTCCTGGGAGTCGGGCCGGGCCGCGCCGTTCGGCGTGTTCGACGCGGTCAGCGGGGAGGGTCTCGGCACCGTCAGCCTGGTGTCGATGGACCTGGGCGACGGTCTGGCCGAGATCGGCTACTGGGTCGCACCGTGGGCGCGGCGGCGGGGCGTGGCCACGGCGGGCACGGTCGCGGTGGCGCGGTGGGCGTTCGGCACGCTCGGCGTGGCCCGGCTGAGCTGGATGGCGGAGGTCGGCAACCACGGCTCCCGCGCGGTCGCCGAGCGCGCCGGCTTCACCGTCGAGGGCACCCTGCGCGACCGCATCCGCCGTCGCGACGGCTCCCGCGCCGACGCCTGGATCGGCTCACTCCTACCCACCGACCTCAAAGACTGA
- the secA gene encoding preprotein translocase subunit SecA gives MAVGHLRELTEPVIFEKILRAGEGRIIRRLKAIADTVNSIEDEYTDLTDAELREQTDQFKERYADGQSLDDLLPEAFAVAREGARRVLGQRHYDVQLMGGAALHLGNIAEMKTGEGKTLTCVLPAYLNALAGNGVHVVTVNDYLAQRDAEWMGRVHRFLGLEVGTILPNAMPGAHKAAYECDITYGTNNEFGFDYLRDNMAGSHAELVQRGHFFAVVDEVDSILIDEARTPLIISGPAEQSARWYTEFARIVPRLRRDRDYEVDEGKRTVGITEDGVEKVEDQLGIDNLYEAVNTPLIGYLNNALKAKELFKKDKDYIVVDGEVLIVDEFTGRVLHGRRYSEGMHQAIEAKEGVNIKDENQTLATITLQNYFRLYDKLGGMTGTAMTEAAEFQKTYNVGVVPIPTHRDMVRKDRPDVVYKTELAKFEAVVEDIAERHVIGQPILVGTTSVEKSELLSTMLGRRGIRHEVLNAKNHAREAEIIAQAGRESAVTVATNMAGRGTDIMLGGNAEYLAASELRNAGHTPEDEDWESLLAETAERVKDQVEEEAEKVTDAGGLYVLGTERHESRRIDNQLRGRSGRQGDPGESRFYLSLGDDLMRRFNSGAVEAIMDRLNIPDDVPIESKMVSRQIQSAQTQIEQQNAEARKNVLKYDEVLNKQRQVIYAERKQVLDGADLQEQMQHMLDDIVEAYVGVATGDGYAEDWDLEELFKSLNLLYPVSFTLEELEEEVGGREAIDAELLIARLTEDAQTAYEKREKELGSELMRDAERQIVLAVLDRKWREHLYEMDYLQEGIGLRAYAQRDPLVEYTREGFDLFSGMMDGIKEESIRLLFHAEIQTEEAPAPASAPAADDSPTIEAPTLQHAEVQGLIRPRASNQPLQYSAPAIDGEAGTGGGVAVATDSPLGAGAGGRKAATPGQKVGAGPSRNAPCPCGSGKKYKRCHGAPGGPA, from the coding sequence ATGGCGGTAGGACATCTGAGGGAGCTGACCGAACCCGTGATCTTCGAGAAGATCCTCCGCGCCGGTGAGGGGCGGATCATTCGCCGTCTCAAGGCGATAGCTGACACCGTGAACTCGATCGAGGACGAGTACACGGATCTGACGGACGCGGAGTTGCGCGAGCAGACCGACCAGTTCAAGGAGAGGTACGCGGACGGCCAATCGCTCGACGATCTCCTCCCCGAAGCGTTCGCGGTCGCCCGGGAGGGCGCGCGGCGCGTACTGGGTCAGCGGCACTACGACGTTCAGCTGATGGGCGGCGCCGCACTGCACCTGGGCAACATCGCCGAGATGAAGACCGGTGAGGGCAAGACCCTCACCTGCGTTCTCCCGGCGTACCTGAACGCGCTCGCCGGCAACGGTGTGCACGTCGTCACCGTCAACGACTACCTGGCGCAACGTGACGCCGAGTGGATGGGGCGCGTCCACCGCTTCCTGGGCCTCGAGGTCGGCACGATCCTGCCGAACGCGATGCCCGGCGCGCACAAGGCCGCGTACGAGTGCGACATCACGTACGGCACCAACAACGAGTTCGGCTTCGACTACCTGCGCGACAACATGGCGGGTTCGCACGCGGAGCTCGTCCAGCGCGGGCACTTCTTCGCCGTCGTCGACGAGGTCGACTCGATCCTGATCGACGAGGCCAGGACGCCGCTGATCATCTCCGGCCCGGCCGAGCAGTCGGCCCGCTGGTACACCGAGTTCGCGCGGATCGTGCCCCGCCTGCGTCGTGACCGCGACTACGAGGTCGACGAGGGCAAGCGCACCGTCGGTATCACCGAGGACGGCGTCGAGAAGGTCGAGGACCAGCTCGGCATCGACAACCTCTACGAGGCCGTCAACACGCCGCTGATCGGCTACCTGAACAACGCGCTGAAGGCCAAAGAGCTCTTCAAGAAGGACAAGGACTACATCGTCGTCGACGGCGAGGTCCTGATCGTCGACGAGTTCACCGGCCGCGTGCTGCACGGACGCCGCTACAGCGAGGGCATGCACCAGGCCATCGAGGCCAAAGAAGGCGTGAACATCAAGGACGAGAACCAGACTCTCGCCACGATCACGCTGCAGAACTACTTCCGCCTGTACGACAAGCTCGGCGGCATGACCGGTACGGCCATGACCGAGGCGGCGGAGTTCCAGAAGACCTACAACGTCGGTGTGGTCCCGATCCCGACGCACCGGGACATGGTCCGCAAGGACCGCCCCGATGTCGTCTACAAGACCGAGCTCGCGAAGTTCGAGGCGGTCGTCGAGGACATCGCCGAGCGCCACGTCATCGGCCAGCCGATCCTGGTCGGCACCACGAGCGTCGAGAAGTCCGAGCTGCTCTCGACCATGCTGGGCCGTCGAGGCATCCGGCACGAGGTGCTGAACGCGAAGAACCACGCGCGTGAGGCCGAGATCATCGCGCAGGCCGGCCGCGAGAGCGCGGTGACGGTCGCGACGAACATGGCCGGTCGTGGTACCGACATCATGCTCGGCGGCAATGCCGAGTACCTGGCCGCCTCCGAGCTGCGCAACGCCGGTCACACCCCGGAGGACGAGGACTGGGAGTCCCTGCTCGCGGAGACCGCCGAGCGGGTCAAGGACCAGGTCGAGGAGGAGGCCGAGAAGGTCACCGACGCCGGCGGCCTCTACGTCCTGGGCACCGAGCGGCACGAGTCGCGTCGTATCGACAACCAGCTGCGCGGTCGTTCCGGCCGTCAGGGCGACCCGGGCGAGTCCCGCTTCTACCTGTCGCTGGGCGACGACCTGATGCGTCGGTTCAACTCCGGTGCGGTCGAGGCGATCATGGACCGCCTCAACATCCCCGACGACGTACCGATCGAGTCGAAGATGGTCAGCCGGCAGATCCAGTCGGCCCAGACCCAGATCGAGCAGCAGAACGCCGAGGCGCGCAAGAACGTCCTCAAGTACGACGAGGTGCTCAACAAGCAGCGCCAGGTGATCTACGCCGAGCGCAAGCAGGTCCTCGACGGTGCTGACCTGCAGGAGCAGATGCAGCACATGCTCGACGACATCGTCGAGGCCTACGTGGGCGTGGCCACCGGCGACGGGTACGCGGAGGACTGGGACCTCGAGGAGCTGTTCAAGAGCCTCAACCTGCTCTACCCGGTGTCGTTCACGCTGGAGGAGCTCGAGGAGGAGGTCGGCGGCCGCGAAGCCATCGACGCCGAGCTGCTCATCGCCCGTCTCACCGAGGACGCGCAGACCGCGTACGAGAAGCGCGAGAAGGAGCTCGGCAGCGAGCTCATGCGCGACGCCGAGCGGCAGATCGTCCTCGCCGTGCTCGACCGCAAGTGGCGCGAGCACCTCTACGAGATGGACTACCTGCAGGAGGGCATCGGCCTGCGTGCCTACGCCCAGCGCGACCCGCTGGTCGAGTACACGCGTGAGGGTTTCGACCTCTTCAGCGGGATGATGGACGGCATCAAGGAGGAGTCGATCCGGCTGCTCTTCCACGCCGAGATCCAGACCGAAGAGGCACCGGCACCGGCGAGTGCACCGGCGGCGGACGACTCGCCGACGATCGAGGCTCCGACGCTGCAGCACGCCGAGGTGCAGGGCCTGATCCGGCCGCGGGCGTCGAACCAGCCGTTGCAGTACAGCGCACCGGCGATCGACGGCGAGGCCGGTACCGGCGGCGGGGTGGCCGTGGCCACCGACAGCCCGCTGGGTGCGGGCGCGGGTGGCCGGAAGGCCGCCACGCCGGGGCAGAAGGTCGGCGCCGGTCCGTCGCGGAACGCGCCCTGCCCGTGCGGTTCGGGCAAGAAGTACAAGCGCTGCCACGGTGCGCCGGGCGGCCCGGCCTGA
- a CDS encoding hemolysin family protein has translation MDSVGAQLALVLLLVLLNAAFAGSEIALISLRESQLQRLSRTGAGGRVLARLARDSNRFMATIQVGITLAGFLASATAAVSLAQPLVEPLSFLGNAARPVSIVVVTILLTFVTLVFGELAPKRIAMQRAEGWALAVARPLDLLSTLSRPAIWLLGITTDAVVRLLGGDPDRQREEVTREEVTEMVSSHKGFTPLQQTMIVGALEVGDRVLREVLVPRREAFVLSAEFDIPRARAALVASGHSRAPVAPRGSLDEAIGVVHLRQLIDDEGTLADRVLSVPALPGSMRVPDALRELSMARTQMALVVDEHGDIDGLVTVEDLVEEVVGEIYDETDKDIQAVKISEDGSMVLPGSFPVHDLVDIAIELPHRPEGDYTTVAGLILAVLGRIPRSPGDVVTVDRWSFEVRAVRRRAITEVMVRPEPDASVEPHELEEPATAE, from the coding sequence ATGGACTCCGTCGGTGCCCAACTGGCACTCGTCCTACTACTCGTCCTGCTCAACGCCGCCTTCGCCGGCAGCGAGATCGCGTTGATCTCCCTGCGCGAAAGTCAGCTGCAGCGGCTGTCCCGGACGGGCGCCGGTGGCCGGGTGCTCGCCCGCCTGGCCCGCGACTCCAACCGCTTCATGGCCACGATCCAGGTCGGCATCACGCTGGCCGGGTTCCTGGCATCGGCGACGGCCGCGGTGTCGCTGGCGCAGCCCCTCGTCGAACCGCTGTCCTTCCTGGGGAACGCGGCGCGGCCGGTGTCGATCGTGGTCGTCACGATCCTGCTGACGTTCGTGACGCTGGTGTTCGGGGAGCTCGCGCCCAAGCGCATCGCCATGCAGCGCGCCGAGGGCTGGGCCCTCGCGGTCGCCCGCCCGCTCGACCTGCTCTCGACGCTCAGCCGCCCGGCGATCTGGCTGCTCGGCATCACCACCGACGCGGTCGTGCGCCTGCTCGGCGGTGACCCCGACCGGCAGCGCGAAGAGGTGACCCGCGAGGAGGTCACCGAGATGGTGAGCTCGCACAAGGGCTTCACGCCGCTGCAGCAGACGATGATCGTCGGCGCGCTCGAGGTGGGCGACCGGGTGCTGCGCGAGGTGCTGGTGCCCCGCCGGGAGGCGTTCGTGCTGTCCGCGGAGTTCGACATCCCGCGGGCACGGGCGGCCCTTGTCGCGTCCGGGCACAGCCGGGCGCCGGTCGCGCCCCGCGGCTCGTTGGACGAGGCCATCGGCGTCGTCCACCTCCGTCAGCTGATCGACGACGAGGGGACGCTCGCCGACCGGGTGCTCTCGGTGCCGGCGTTGCCCGGCAGCATGCGGGTGCCGGACGCGCTGCGCGAGCTGTCGATGGCCCGCACCCAGATGGCGCTGGTGGTCGACGAGCACGGTGACATCGACGGCCTGGTGACGGTCGAGGACCTCGTCGAGGAAGTCGTCGGTGAGATCTACGACGAGACCGACAAGGACATCCAGGCGGTGAAGATCTCCGAGGACGGCTCGATGGTGCTGCCGGGATCGTTCCCCGTGCACGACCTGGTCGACATCGCGATCGAGCTGCCGCACCGGCCGGAGGGCGACTACACGACGGTGGCGGGGCTGATCCTGGCGGTGCTGGGACGCATCCCGCGCTCGCCGGGGGACGTGGTCACGGTCGACCGCTGGTCGTTCGAGGTGCGCGCGGTACGTCGCCGGGCCATCACCGAGGTGATGGTGCGCCCGGAGCCGGACGCGTCCGTGGAACCCCACGAACTGGAGGAACCCGCAACGGCGGAGTGA
- a CDS encoding helix-turn-helix domain-containing protein produces MATDRFLQLSDVAEILNISSSQTYALVRSGDLPAIKIGGRGQWRVERAELEHYIERMYKETREFVRAHPFTYSDAPEEEIG; encoded by the coding sequence ATGGCCACCGATCGATTTCTCCAGCTCTCTGATGTAGCGGAGATCCTCAACATCTCCTCGTCCCAGACGTATGCACTGGTCAGATCGGGCGATCTACCCGCGATCAAGATCGGCGGGCGCGGCCAGTGGCGGGTCGAACGCGCTGAACTCGAGCACTACATCGAGCGGATGTACAAGGAGACGCGCGAATTTGTGCGCGCCCATCCGTTCACCTATTCCGATGCTCCGGAAGAGGAAATTGGTTGA